From the Gammaproteobacteria bacterium genome, the window CGTGTGGCGGAGCTGCACGTGGATTCCGGCTGGGTGCCGGCCGGCACGCGCGTGAGCGAATTCGAAAGCGCCATTCGCACGGTGTGCGAGCCGATCTTCAACCGTCCGCTCAAGGACATCTCCTTCGGCAATCTGCTGTTGCGGCTGTTCCAGACCGCGCGGCGCTTCAACATGCCGCTGCAACCGCAACTGGTGCTGCTGCAGAAAACCCTGCTGTACATCGAGGGCGTGGGCCGCGAGCTGTATCCAGACCTGGATTTGTGGAAAACCGCCAAGCCGTTTCTGGAAGACTGGGTGCGCGAGCAGATGGGCCTCAAGGCCACGCTGCGACGGCTGCGCGCGAACCTGCCGGCGCTGCGCGAGCTGTTGCTGGAGACTCCGGGCCGGCTCAACACGATTCTGGAGCAGTTGTCCGCGGGCAAGCTGCGCGTGGGCATGGACAGCGACGAGCTCAAGAGCCTGCGCGATTCAGTGCGCCACCGCGTGCGCCACGTATATCACGCGGTCGCGGGCGGCGCGCTGGTGGTGAGCGGCGCCCTGCTGCTCGGCCGACCGGGTGTGCCGCTGTGGGCGGCCTGTGCGGTGGCGGGCGTGGGATTCCTGGTGCTCATCTGGGGCCACTGGCGCAGCCGCAAACTCGGCGCTGGGAAGGACTGACTGGAGTTTGTCTTAAAATCCTGAACCGTTCGTGTTGAGCCCTTCGACAGGCTTAGGACAGGCCCTTCGACAGGCTCAGGACAGGCCCTTCGACAAGCTCAGGACAGGCCCTTCGACAAGCTCAGGACAGGCTAGCGGAGCGCCGCTCCGCGAAGTCGAAACACGGAAAATCAGAGGCAAACAACCCTTCGATTTCGCTCAGGACAGGCCCTTCGACTTCGTGCCTGCGGCACTACGCTCAGGGTGAACGTATTTTAGGGCGGGTTCTGAGCTACAAAAAAAACAGGGCTCCGCAGAGCCCTGTTGTATCTCGTCTAGTTGGCAATCCCTTATTTCACGTTGTCGGTGTTGCGGATGAACGCCGCGGCGTTGTCGTGCAGCTGCTTGAGCGCCGGCACATGCACGTACACCATGTGGCCGGAATTGTAGTATTTCATGTGTATGTGGTTCTGCAGGTCCTTGGGAATCGGCAGGTGGTCCATGGTGTAGTCGGTGGCAAAGTAGGGCGTGGCCAGATCGAAATACCCGCTGTTCACCAGCACCTGCAGATCCGGGTTGTATTTCATGGCCTCGGTCAGGTCCACTGCCGTATTCAAGGTGCCCGGCCAGGCCTGGCCCGTGGTCGGGTTCTGGTGCGTCCAATCCCACTTGTGGAAAGCCTCGGGGAGGTAGTGGCGGTCGCGGCCGAACTTGAGCGTGTTGTGCACGTAGTGATTGAAGGCCGATACGTACGCGGAACTGATGGCCGCGGACTGCGGATCGTAGTAGGCCACTTCGCTCAGCGGGTTCATGGTCGGGCCGGTGAAGCGCGCGTCCAGCCGGCCGACGGTGGTGTCGTTGTCATTCAGCAACTCGTGCTCGAATTGGCTGGCGTTGACCCGCAGCTTGGCTTTCTCGATGTACGCGGTGCTCAGTCCGGTGTAGGTGTGCAGCTTCTCCGCGATGGCGTCAAACTGGCTGTCGGTGAGCGTGCTGCCCGCGTCCAGCGCGCGTGCGTAATCGCCGAGCGCGAACTGTTGCACCTGTTGCAGCAGCGGCTGCAGCTCCGCCGGCGGGTTGGGGAGTTTGTGGTGATACCAGGCGACCGCCGTGTAGCTCGGCAGGAACAGCTCGAACGGCAGATCGTTGCCGGCGTTGAAGCTCGCGGTGCGGAAATCCAGGATCGACGACAGCAGGATCACGCCGTTCATGTCAACGTCGTCGCGTTGTAAGAGATAGTTCACCAGCGCCGCGGAGCGCGGTGTGCCATAGGACTCGCCGAACAGGTACTTGGGCGAATTCCAGCGGCCGTTGTCGCTCAAGTAGCGGCGGATGAACTGCGCGAACGAGGCCACGTCGGCATCCACGCCGTAGAAATCCTTGGGCTCGCCCGCACCGCCCTCATCCTTGCCGATGATGCGGCTGTAACCGGTGCCCATGGCGTCAATGAACACTTCATCGGTGGCATCCAGCAGACTGTAGTCGTTGTTCACCAAACCGTAGGGCGCGGCCGGCGTGTGGGTGTGGTCCGCGGTGACCACGCGCTGCGGCCCGAAGGCGCCCATGTGCAGCCACACCGTGGAGGAACCGGGGCCGCCGTTGTAGAAGAAGGTGACCGGCCGGTTGGCGGGATTGGCGCCGCGCTTGGTATAGGCGATGTAGAACATGCTGCCGATGGGTTTGTCATCCTTGTTCTTGAGGATGATGGTGCCGGCGGTGGCGTCGTAATCCACACGCTGGCCCTCGACCGTGACGCTGCCCTGAGTGACGGATTTTTCCTCCTGGGTCGCGGTGGCGGTGCTGGCCGCCGGACGCTTGGCCGGAGGCGCATCGGCCGCGATGGCGGCGCCGGCGTAAACCGCTAGCAACAGCAGCAAGGCGGGGCTGAGATACTTCTTCATGGTTATCACCTGTGTGTGGAAGGCCGGGGGATGGAATCGTTGTTTTCGCAGGGACGCATGGTGGACAACAAAGGCCCACCTAGGTTCAACGCAAAGCATGTGTCTTGCCAAGGGCGTTTAATCGCCGAACAGCTGCTTGATCAACTCCTCTTTGGACATCTGCAAATGTCCGGCGACTTCACCCAAATATCGCGGACAGAGTTCCTACCTTCAACGTTTGATGGGCGGGAATTGTGAGATGGTTGACGATATCTGATACACGAGTAAGGCGGATGTGACTGCCGGTTTGGCGCGTGATCGAATAACCCAAGCGTCCCAATGTCTTAGCCAGATGCGCCCCGCCTACGTCGCGCGGGAGCTTCATAGCGCGATCAGTTCTTCTCTGACGAAGTGCAGGCGTATTACCTTGGGTGCTTTTCCGGGGTCAAAATGGCACGCGACGGCGTCGCGTACCTGCGTATGCAAAGCGGCAAGATCATCGGCTTCAGTGAAAATGGCTTCTCCCAGCGCGCGCGCCTGATAACCCCCCTCGGGGGCCTCGTCTACCATGAAAATAATTTCCTGCATGACGCTTTCCGATTAAACCCGCGCAATGGCTCAATATTAACAGCTAACTTTGTAAGAGTTCAGTGCCGCGCCAACAGACGCTGACGCAAATCCTGGTCCGCCGCCATGTCGATCACGGTCCAGGCCATGGCGAGCGCACCATCCCAGAGCGCCTGGTCCGCCGCCGGGCTCACGCAATGGGCGGTGAATTCCGGCTGATGGTTCACGGCCGGCAGCGAGTCGATGCCGATCATGGGATGGATCGAGGGCAGCGCAAGCGACACGTTGCCCATGTCGGTGGATGCGCTGAAGCGCGCCGCCGTCTCGGGTGTGACAAAGGCACGCGCCTTGGCGGGGATGTCAAAGCTCCTTCCCAGCAACTCGGAGTTGCGGCGGTAGATTTCCGCCATGGCCGCGTCATGGTGCATTTCCGTATAGGGTTTGTCGCCGCCCTTGATTTCCAGTTTCGAGCCGGTGGCGAGCGCGCCGGCCTCGAAGCAGTGGCGCACCTTCACGCGCAGTTCTTCCATGGCCTGCACGGATTCGCCGCGGATGATGTAGCGCGCGGAGGTGTGCGCCGGCACGATGTTAGGCGCCTCGCCGCCGTGGGTGCAGATGCCGTGGATGCGGTCGGTCTGGCGGATGTGCTGGCGCAGCAATCCTATGGATGTCTGCGCCACGGTGAGCGCGTCGGCGGCATTGATCCCCAGTTCCGGAAACGCCGAGGCATGCGCTTCCTTGCCGGTGTAATGCACGTCGAACATGGAGGCCGCGATGATCTTCGGCTGCAGCATGTCCATGGGCGCGGGGTGCACCATCATGGCGGCGTGCATACCCTTGAAGGCACCGCGCTCCAGCATCAATACTTTTCCGCCGGCATTGCCGATTTCCTCGGCGGGCGTGCCAAGCACCGTAATCGTCAACCCGGCGTCGTCGGCCACCTTGACCGCGGCCAGCCCGGCGCCCACCGCCATCGCGGCAATCAGGTTGTGGCCGCAGGCGTGGCCGACCCCCGGCAGGCTGTCGTACTCGGCCATGATGCCGATCTTGAGCGGCCCGTGGCCGGCGGTGGCGGAAAACGCCGTGGGCAAGTCACAAATGCCGGTGTTCACCGCAAAGCCCGCCTGGTCCAGCGTTTCCGCCAGCCAGCCGCAGGCTTTTTCTTCCTCGAAACCGAGTTCCGGATGCGCGTGGATGCGGTGGCTCAGCTCGAGCAGCGATAGGCGTGCCGCGCTCAGGCGTTCACGCGCCGCTTGTTTGGCATCCACGCTGCACCTCGCCATCGGAAAAGCCGCGATGA encodes:
- a CDS encoding M20 family metallopeptidase, translating into MARCSVDAKQAARERLSAARLSLLELSHRIHAHPELGFEEEKACGWLAETLDQAGFAVNTGICDLPTAFSATAGHGPLKIGIMAEYDSLPGVGHACGHNLIAAMAVGAGLAAVKVADDAGLTITVLGTPAEEIGNAGGKVLMLERGAFKGMHAAMMVHPAPMDMLQPKIIAASMFDVHYTGKEAHASAFPELGINAADALTVAQTSIGLLRQHIRQTDRIHGICTHGGEAPNIVPAHTSARYIIRGESVQAMEELRVKVRHCFEAGALATGSKLEIKGGDKPYTEMHHDAAMAEIYRRNSELLGRSFDIPAKARAFVTPETAARFSASTDMGNVSLALPSIHPMIGIDSLPAVNHQPEFTAHCVSPAADQALWDGALAMAWTVIDMAADQDLRQRLLARH
- a CDS encoding type II toxin-antitoxin system HicA family toxin is translated as MKLPRDVGGAHLAKTLGRLGYSITRQTGSHIRLTRVSDIVNHLTIPAHQTLKVGTLSAIFG
- a CDS encoding 2-oxoisovalerate dehydrogenase gives rise to the protein MQEIIFMVDEAPEGGYQARALGEAIFTEADDLAALHTQVRDAVACHFDPGKAPKVIRLHFVREELIAL
- a CDS encoding peptidase S10, whose amino-acid sequence is MKKYLSPALLLLLAVYAGAAIAADAPPAKRPAASTATATQEEKSVTQGSVTVEGQRVDYDATAGTIILKNKDDKPIGSMFYIAYTKRGANPANRPVTFFYNGGPGSSTVWLHMGAFGPQRVVTADHTHTPAAPYGLVNNDYSLLDATDEVFIDAMGTGYSRIIGKDEGGAGEPKDFYGVDADVASFAQFIRRYLSDNGRWNSPKYLFGESYGTPRSAALVNYLLQRDDVDMNGVILLSSILDFRTASFNAGNDLPFELFLPSYTAVAWYHHKLPNPPAELQPLLQQVQQFALGDYARALDAGSTLTDSQFDAIAEKLHTYTGLSTAYIEKAKLRVNASQFEHELLNDNDTTVGRLDARFTGPTMNPLSEVAYYDPQSAAISSAYVSAFNHYVHNTLKFGRDRHYLPEAFHKWDWTHQNPTTGQAWPGTLNTAVDLTEAMKYNPDLQVLVNSGYFDLATPYFATDYTMDHLPIPKDLQNHIHMKYYNSGHMVYVHVPALKQLHDNAAAFIRNTDNVK